TGCAAGTATTGGATTTTATGTTTGCATCTGTGAAACATAACCACAACCAGTGCAACAGTAAACAGTCCCAGTGTGACACTGAAGGCAATAGTCATATTCCTTTCTGAAATGTTTAGTCCCAAACCTGTTAGAAtaggaaaaaggaagaagttaaagtaattagtaaaataaaaagttaaataaaaacagtaatcAGTAGTAAAATGCCCCATATAAGAAGACGGAGCCTGAGGCTTACCTTGTGTAGTTCTGTTCTCTGAATTTAAAGTTGTGTTGACAATGTGAGATGAATTTGCAGTTGTAATGGGTGTAGCATCAGGTGTCATATTGTAACTTGTTGTGGTCTTGATTGCTGGTGTTGTCAGAGCAGTAAACGCTGGAGTATGAGTGCCAGGTGTTACCGTCAGTAAAGGGCTAGTGGCTAAAGGAGTCATTATGGTTGTATGCTGAGTCTGGGTGTGACTGGTGGTTTCGTTTAATGTTTCATTGTCCCGTGTTGTGCCGGTAAATGGAGGTGTGTTCTCCGTCGTGTTTGAGAAAACTGTTGTATTTACAGTGAGGAGGTTGGATGAGGTTACAAATGTAGTCAGATTTAATTCAGATGTTGCTGCTGTAGGCATGGTTGTCAAATTCCTCGTTTCTGTTTGtaccacagaaaaagaaatggctaGAAGGCAAGACGCCAGAGTAGCAATGATATAATCCATTAGCAGTAATTCctgtaatgaaaaacaaaatgtaggcACTTGCAAAACACCAATACAGTGACCTCTGCACTGCTATACCATCACAAATCAgtagttttaacagtctgttcTATATTtagcagtgaaaacaaaactttcaaGGCTGAGCCTTGTGTAAGTAGGTCATATTCGATACATCTtcaaagatgacattaacagcaaaagtaaatgacttatttaaagaaaaatatccaGTTTACCTTGTTTTTGTCACTAAGTTCACAGTCACTTCCGTAGCAGTTTGTCTGCCTCGCCTTTCTACAAACCGCTGAAGGGTTGATTTGCTTGCATAGTGGCAGGTAAAAGTGGGCAGGTCAGTACTTTGTAAACTTCCTCGATTGTATGGTGCCAAGGAGGCGGAGCACCTGCTCACAATCTAGACCAAAGCTCagtttccctctctctgccccACTCACTTCAAATAAACTCCAAAGCAGTAACTACAcagtgaatttatttttcttggctTTACTGTCACGTATTATCTGTCACATACACGCCAGGGTCATTGTGCTGAATTGGTGctcgtgtatgtgtgtttatggtcaACGTGGCTTatctttgtaaaatatttattaaatatcgAGTTTGTGATTAAATCACACAGGTAGTTTGTACAGTGTCAATGATgtctaaaaaaaagtcaatgtgCCTTTATGTTCACATGTCAGCATAAAACAacgtaaaagtaaaacaatattgCAACATCAATGCTCAACAGGAAAACGAAGCACAATCAGTGAGGTAAATAATTTTCTAGAAAATACTAAAATAGCggacattatttaaattttgcatttacaattaaaaagttTTACTCTAAAATTACAAAAGTGCCTCAATAGACTTTATAATCTGTACAATACACAGCGCCCCCATCTTTAGACTTGAGTATGAGAGGAAAACCTCCATCCCACAAAATGTAGGAAACATTAGAGAGAGAGCAATAGGAGGTGTTCTACTGTATTTCTTGCTTTTATCTAGTGTTTACAAATCACATTTGTGTCAAAACATCAATTGAGTTTTTGAATTGGAACTATGTGCAGTTTAAGATTTACCAAGTTGCCAAGCTACCTTTTAATGTAATACCTGagtaattgtttatttaactaatatcaatatacaacaaatgcacacatacacatttttcttttataatttgtTGCACACTATGGATGTAGtagcaaaataatttttaaaaattaaaatgtctccCCACCAGTATAGTGTAGTAAGAGAGTAGCTTTACAATTTGGTCACTTTTTCAAGATCTTTGCTCATCACATCAAAGTCTGTAAACGCTGGGTTGTCAGCTCCCATGTCAAAATCCTTTGCAGCCTTTTCTGTGACATCGGACACCTgaagtggttaaaaaaacattatgcatCATATTACCACATGGCTGACTTTGTGCAGTTTGGTAATACTGTTGTACTTGGCTACTAGTTATCTGAGAAGGTCAAGAACTTACCTTGGATTTATTAAAGCAGCGGAAGCAGATCAGGTCATTCTTCCTCACGAACAGATTAGAATTCATCTTTTCTTGCTTGCATCCACCTAAAAAAAAGGAGGGGTACATTTTCTCCTAGCATTTTATAGTGGACTTTAACATACAGAATATTTAGTGGTAACATTGTTGTGTCTGGAGTGGAAGTAAAGGATAGAAAATGGATGTCTCACCTGTGATCATGCTCACCAGCAGGCCAAACACAATCGTGGTTAATGTGCCCAACAGAGAAAAGTAGAGATAGGATAGAGAGTACCAGGAGTCTGCTAAAGGTGGCCTGACTCTGATGCACAAAGGAGACAGTTAATTCATTTTCTCTTAAGCCACAATTGTTAACATTGGATAAATTGAAATTGAGAATAGGTTTTTGCTTAGAAATGAACTCAGTCTTTATAACCCTTGTGTTTGCAGCTCACTGGCTTTGTCAAATGTTTGCACTGTGCGTACATGGCTTACACGTGAGAAGCACAATGTTCTGGGGCAAGTGTTTACTTTCACTGAGCAGTAAGTGAATGTATTAAGACTTGTAGAACTTTTatacattgtatttatttagatGGTTaatacacaaatgaaaaaccCTATTAACTATGACCATATGTTTGTCATATGTAACATGACTCACTCAGGCTGCAAGGTGGTAGGTGTAGGACTGGGCCAGGGACCTATTGTTGTGTAGTTTTGATCCCTTGTGCAGCCGACGATGGTAACATTCAGAGGATTTGTCTTTTCAGCTGTTGGTGGGTAAATCTGGCCTCCAATCCCCACCCACAGAGTCAACACTAGACCAATAATCATTCCAACCAGTCCTC
This genomic interval from Channa argus isolate prfri chromosome 5, Channa argus male v1.0, whole genome shotgun sequence contains the following:
- the si:ch211-105j21.9 gene encoding sialomucin core protein 24-like, with amino-acid sequence MDYIIATLASCLLAISFSVVQTETRNLTTMPTAATSELNLTTFVTSSNLLTVNTTVFSNTTENTPPFTGTTRDNETLNETTSHTQTQHTTIMTPLATSPLLTVTPGTHTPAFTALTTPAIKTTTSYNMTPDATPITTANSSHIVNTTLNSENRTTQGLGLNISERNMTIAFSVTLGLFTVALVVVMFHRCKHKIQYLHQPLNNTADAGVFEAEDDTLVISGGLYDGHPIYDNVPTAPDDQTQFRLEFL